The following are from one region of the Nicotiana tomentosiformis chromosome 7, ASM39032v3, whole genome shotgun sequence genome:
- the LOC138895296 gene encoding uncharacterized protein, which translates to MGIVEVSGVAFTTFQLLGVAYRWWQIYEEGRPADVTPPTWAQFSEMFLKKFVPQTLRDAWRTEFERLCQVTMTVSEYAIRFSELAHHAPVLVPTIKERVRRFIEGLDYDIKICMARELQTDAPFQQVVEIARKIEGVLGEERES; encoded by the coding sequence atgggtattgtggaagtgagcggagttgcctttactacatttcaactgttagGCGtggcgtatcggtggtggcaaatctatgaagaaggtagaccagccgatgtcACACCACCAacctgggctcaattttcagaaatgttcttgaaaaagtttgttccccagactctcagagatgcgtggcgcacagagtttgaaagGTTGTGTCAGgtcactatgacagtgtcagaatatgctatcaggttcagtgagttagcccatcatgcacctGTATTAGTTCCTACAATCAAAGAACGGGTCCgaagattcattgaggggcttgattatgatattaaaatatgcatggctcgagagttgcaaactgatgctccatttcaacaagtagtggagattgcaaggaagattgagggtgttttaggcgaggaaagggagtcttaG